TTCAACCAACGGATCTAATTAACCATTTTTTATGAAATAAGATTCTTCATTGCAGGCTCCAGAAGATGCAAAGTTACAAGAAGGAATTGAGTTAGCTCCATTACAACAAAAGACTTAATTTGCTTAGGGAGCTAGCCACAAAAAAACAAAAGTAATTGATCTAATTAACCTACTTCTTCCAAGGAGTCTTAACCCTAATTCTTGATGCAAAATACTGCAGGACATCCTTCAGTGGACTTGCAAAAATATGTAGGCTATTGACACTGTTAAAGTAAAACTTCAAAGCCAAGACATATTGTGACACTTCTACATAATCTCATAGCAAAGATGGCATCAAATCGGACATCACATCAAAGCAAATGGACATCGACAGGTGGATATGGAGAGGGCAGAAGGATAACATCACAGATTGTTGAAAAGGGAGTGCAAGGAATTTACTTCTCAATATGGATCCCTAGAGTGCCAACTAAAGCTTCCTTTTTTACCTGGACAAGAGCACATGAAGCCATCTTAACAGTGGAAAACTTTACGGGAGGAGGACAATCCAAGTTCGTTGGTGCGTCACGTGAAAGCAGGCAGGGAACCATAACAATCACTTATTACTTCACTGTTCTATTCATACAGATTATGGTATACTGTGTAGAGCATATTGGGATGTGGTATCGATGATTCCAGTAACTGTAAAGAACGGTGCTTCTAGGTTAGTAATTCAGCAGGAAGAGATGGAGGCACATGAGAAGTAGCTCTTCTAGTTTCATGCGGACAATAGGAAAGACAGAAATATGTGGGCGTTGGTAGGGCTAGAAAACTTGTTCCCATTGGTCGGTGAAACGGTTTTGTTTTTTTGAATATCTGGAGCACCTTTGATATTCCGATTAGTGTTGACGACTGGATGTCCATTGTATAGGGTCATGCCTTCTAGTAAGATTCTCCACCTTTTATATACACCTTCATTTATGGGattttccctttttgatgataaAATTAATAACTTCATCAAAAAAAGTGGAATATCATCTCAATGCTAAACAATCTCCACTAGCTTACCTATTAGAAAAACTTTAACAATCATACAACTTGAAATATCAAATACCTAAAACGAACTGAAAAACAAAATACTCCCACTATTAACTCTCTCAAAGCCTTAATCCTCGATTCTTTCCACTACTACTTATTGCATCTAGTAAGATTTTTCTACAACTGTGCAACTAGACAACTAATAACAATTAATGAACTATAGAAAACGCAAATCTTTTGCAAGAATGCATTCTATCAGCCTGACAGAGAAATCAACTACACAGATCAAAGCCCTTTAGCTCTGAAGAATTACTTTAGAGCTGGAAAGCAATTTCCTTTTTTAGTGCAATGAAACATAATATCCAAGCTACCCAATAACACAATCTTCCATCTCACATTTGTAAAACAATAACATATTTACTAAAAAACATTGGACAAAATGAAACAAATTAAAAGGAAAGGGGATAAAGACTGACATGTTTACAAGGGATGCCAAGTTTCTTGAGCTTAAGAGTGCGAGTAACAAGAAGCTTCGAGAAATCTCCAATCTCAGATTCTAGCTTCTCAACGTGAGTCTCTACTCCCTTCCCCACTCCATTCAAGAACTCTGGTATCCCTACCTTCACTGCACCCACCATAGTTTGTGTTAAAATTTCACAAAGATTACAGCTATATTAAATTCTCAAGGGTGAAATTGAAATACCTATGTAAGGATTGGATTTGGAGGAAAAGCTAACGAACCCAGTTGGCACCGACGAGTTTGAAGGTGCTGAGATTAATCTTCTGTTGAAAAATAGAATTTGCCTCCACGCCATTTTTGTGACTCCTGGTGGATTAAGCTTTTACTTGTACGTGCATTTAGATTCAGCAAATGTTTTCCTCGCCCGGCTACTGTTCGAGGTTTATGTTCAAAACCCTCACACCAGTGTGCAAAGATGGTGGAACCTGAAACGACACCGTCCTAAATTttctttttcatgaaaattaccAAATGTATAAGAGggagaaaataacaaaaatggtcTCTTATGTTTGGGGCAATTTTAAAGAAGTCCTTTAGGTGTACTTTTGAGCAGTTTTGATCCTTACGTTTATCAAAATTGAGCACTTTTGGTTATCCTTCAATATTTAACAAATTTTGGATAGTACATTCAAGGGGAATTGTGGGGAAAAAAGATTTAACCAAAAGCAGCAGAAAATTCTTTTCAAATCTcatattgccataaaataatagCACCAAGTACTAAAAGTAGATAAAAAATAGCAAAAAACTGCACAGACATCAGAAATGGACCAGGATAACAGAAGGCAAAACTTGCACCTCATAATGTGATTCCCTACTAAATCCATTTTTCAAGTTCATGCTAATTTAACAGTCAAAGTTTTGTTAAATATATGACATGAATAAAAAAATGTTCACTTTTTACAAACTTAAAGAATCAAAAGGAAAATGTTAATCCGCTTCTGATTAAAAGAagggaaaatgacattgtatagccgctcttaaaataatagtcgaaaaaatatatacttattgtatattttttgtatatatatacattatgtatgttatatacaaaaattatacaaattttatagtATATTTTTGCGGTTATTAAATGTAAATAATTTTTGGCgcaggctaaaagtgataatatcccttaaaagaaagtaaaagaacTAATGGCAATTTGATGTTGTAATCCGCTCCAAGGCCCAATAATATATTGGATATAGATGCATACTCTTCAAATGCATTTTGGACTAATATGATACTAGTAGGATTCAAAAAAAAATGGATCCAATAATCTCTTTGAGTAAGGCTTTAACTAGCCACATATGTGTCTTTCTTTAAAATTGTACATTaactatacatatattatatatcagatggatatttttaatttaattggtTAGGTGGGCtgttatttgggttaattcttcaaaaaAAAAGTTTCATTTCCAATATCTTCTAGAATTCTCCAATTATCTCTATTTTTGATATACATGTTTCTCTCCTTGACGAAGACAGTTAAATGTATAGCAAATTCTTAGAAAATAGTATATAGAAATgaccaaaaataaatattttggaaTTGGAAAAGTCGCCATAATGAATGACTTGTGACAATTGCCCTAATGTATAGAAATGCCCTTTCAAAGAATTTgttcttcttctctttttgtcATGAAAGATTAAATTCTATTAAAACTAAGCGACAAGTATGGGGGCTGACAAatgaggcttgctcagtcggtAAAGCTCCTGGGTTTGAATAGACTATAGAGTGACACGTGGAATCGGGGATAGACGAAAGACGAAGCGAGTGAAAACCAAGACCGAGGACAACAGCTTCGGTTGGCATCTGATAGACCCCGAAGGGAACATTGCTAACGAGGGCAAACGAATATTTGCCACCGGAAGACATTCAAGGAAGAATATTACTCAGTATTAAATACAcaatccgttacagagaattttggcattcatagccTGTCGTTACATATTTATCAATGGccccattattgtcatttaaaagtagcttgatcctaggaccttgttccctatgtatagctataaatagtgacttcaacgTCATTGTAAGACACGAaatttctgacaaacttatgctacacattatttCAAACTAAATAATACATTATTTTCTGTCTAacggtattcttgttgtcttcgGAAGCATTGCTCCCCGAACCAAGCTCTCTGCtattttatctcgatttcaacgctaagtcttgtattttatttaatttatatattattttggaTCAAATCGATTTGTTTGTCTATAAAGTATAAACTAcgttataaattcaactgtaccgttttacgggtaaacataaACCAGAATCCTGACTAGTACAAAAAAGGTGATCCTGTGTAGGTACATCCTGGGCATTGTGACAAAAATTTGTAGTGTTGTTCAATTCGCTCACTAACAGTTCCTCTAC
The DNA window shown above is from Nicotiana tomentosiformis chromosome 8, ASM39032v3, whole genome shotgun sequence and carries:
- the LOC104099704 gene encoding uncharacterized protein, translating into MAWRQILFFNRRLISAPSNSSVPTGFVSFSSKSNPYIVKVGIPEFLNGVGKGVETHVEKLESEIGDFSKLLVTRTLKLKKLGIPCKHRKLILKYTHKYRLGLWRPRAEPVKA